gctttgaaagatgaaatcgaagaaaaaTGCAAGACCGGGCATGAGGACACACTTATTGCTGTAAAGAAGCGTGCCTTTGAAGAGGGCAAGCAACAGGCGACCATGAAAATGAGTATTCTCGAGCGGAAAATTGCCAAACTGGAGGCTGAAAGCAAGGCAACCAAAAGTGGCAGCGACATGTCCGTCTCGGAGGATGCCCCCAGGTTCGTAACGCCGAATAACAACAAAGTTCAACAAGCAAACCAACCGTTCCTCGCAACGGCGGGTTCTGGTTTTTCTGTCCAGTCCAGCGAAAGTAATCCGTTCACGACACCTGTATCGAGGGGTGCTGCGCACACAAATGCGTCCTCGCAGTCCAAGTTTGCCCCTACGTTTCTGCTGAACAGCCAACCGCCAGTGTTAGTGTCTGGGTCATCAGATGAGGACAACGATACTATGCGTGGCACTTCTGTGGACGAGGACGCTGGGACGGCTGTCCCATCACTGAATGAGAACAATAAACGTCCCGGCGAGGGTGAGTCCAATCTGAAATCCCCGTCGAAGAAAACGCGGTCTGTGAGCGAAGAATCCAGTGGAGACAGTACTGGGGACATCTCGGATGAGTGATGTACCGTGCTACTGTCTGTTAGAGTTTAAATACTTGTGTATTAATACTACGTCGAGATTATATTGTCTTATTATTTGTCAGGATAAATTGTGGAACCCCCCTTGGGAATTAATTCATGACCCATTACCCAAATACGGTACTACGAACTATTATAATCCCGACCTGCAAGAACATCACACTGTCCTTACACACATTATTCAAGCACAATCtactttagctcttacagatagagaccgatactatagatataactagtctttatatatgtgagaatttcccagatattcTCAGAATAAGAGTATGTTTCATAGTGCGACATATTAACTTCCACATGGCAATATTGTCATACGTTTCATATAATGTTTctgcctatgatgatatcttatcacccctATAGTggtcattttctatattcaacATTATcatagtcattttctatatccagcacaattttattattattatttactttctttctttcttcaattcaaatttttcagtgcTTTCCCATGACCAATATATCAAAAGAGCCCAAAGCTGAGTCAATAAGCTCGACTTGTATGGTCAACTCCTCTTGATGTTGGTCTGACTTATACTGTAGCAGATTATATAGCTGGCCATCAAGGCACAGTTCAAAAGCAGGATCGTTTGGGCCTTCTTGTTTATTCTGCAACTTGATTTCGAACCCCTCTGAGATTCGCTTGTACGTAGTGTAAGGATCCGCGGTCAACTCATCGCCGCGACGGTTCTTATACCCTGCCATGATTCTCTCCAGTAGTTGTTTACGATTGAGGCTCGATGAGTAGGCCAGCAAGTGCAGTTCGTGCTTGAAGGGGTCTGATTGAGGGGATGGGATGTAACTCGCCTCGAGGTTGGGTACGTTGACGAGCGCGAAGTAAGCGTAGGATCCAGCGACTCCCTGCTTATCCAGTGTGATCTGTTCCTGCAGTTTGTAGTTCTGTAGGATGTCCCCCGAGGCTTCTTGGAATCTTTCCACGCCCATGGACTTGTACTTCTCGTTCTCCGCGGCATGGAGAAGATTTGCGTGGAACCCTAGCGACAGGACTatgaagaagacgacggAGGTCTCTCCATCTGGGAGGATTGCTCTGTACAGGGGGAACTCTGCCGTGACCAGCTCACCCCTCAGAAAACTAGCAAACGCTTCCACTGGACAGTTGAGGTTCAGGCTATTCGCCAGGGCGTTGCCCGTCCCCATAGCGATGGGTAGGATGGTAAGTGACGATCTGGGGGATGGGACCCCCGCCCCAACCCCGTTGAAAAACTCCGATACGCTTGTGTCCCCTGAGACAAAGAGGATGGTGTACGATTGCGTTGGATCCAGCTGATTGCCAAACTCAGCTACAGACTTGCTGTTCTGCGACTTAACCACCTGGTACCTGGCGTGCAGCCGGCGCAGCACGGGTTCTATGACATTTACAGTGATATCGTTCCCCGAGGTCCTACCTGTCCCAGAGTGGACCGAGTCCAGCACGATCAAGTTCTCTCGGGTGAACAACTGCGGAGGAGCACATTCCTGTGGGCACGGCTCTGACAAAAGCGCAAACTTAGTGTACTTGGACCCATCCTTGTCTATCTCTACAGAGATGCGCTCGCCGCAGAAGTCCACAAGATGctttctcactgtggtgaTCATCTAAAACTGGTGCGGTACTAAGACTAAACTGTTGAATGGTACATGACGAGAGTGCGGCATGCGATGCCCTTAAACtaaatcttcaaaatcttgacgatatttttttgttcactcATTCATCACTATCAAGTAGCACCTTGCGCTGTTACAGGAGGTCCCAACCGGCAGCTGCGATGACAACCAAGACGGCGAGACCCGCAGCACTCGACCACACCTTGTATGTACTAAACAATTGACTCAGTCATGCCCCCACCAGAACCGTACCAAACGCACAAATAGTTGAAATACTAACATGTCCCCAGAACACTGAATGTGCCCTTCGAGACGCCGCGCCAGGCGCTGATCGCGTCGCAGGTGTTGCAACCGGACCCGATCCTGAAACCACAGGACTTCGCTGTGTCGTACGCGGCGCAGGGCCCGTGCCTCGAGGCGAGGTTCTGCGGCAGGGACGCCCGCGTGCTCCGCGTCGGCGTCAGCAGTGTCATCGACAGCCTCAAGACCATCATCGAGTCCCTCGACGAGCTGGACCAGACGGGACCCTCAAGCACCGAGGCAAGTATGTAAGTAAGCAACGTACATAGCACCGGGACCGTCAGCTAACCTAAGCCCTAAGTTAGGCCTTCCCGCCTTTCTGCCCTAACCCTAATTAGGGCTTCATTGCAATTCTTATTCAAACCCTGAATAGGGCTTATACTTTCTAGCATCTCAAGCCCTAATTAGGGTTTGTATTCTTTGAAACCCTAATTAGGGCTTCGAGGAGAAGTTTGTCATAGaacgatattttttttgtttttgagacagaaggaaaatttGTTATCGAACGGAGGGAGGACACAAGGAGAAGGGAAAGACGGGGAGAACAAGGAGACAGGGAAGCGAGTGTGTGCCGTGAAGAGAGTACAGACGTGATTTTCTCGGGTAGTAGAAGAGGAGAGATCACGAGAGAGAAATACGGGGCAGAAACACAAGGATCACTCTAAAGCTTTGCCCGTTTGGTCTTTTTAGGAGGTGGGGGAAGGacaaaaagagaaaactcTTTACGCTAGTATATTATAGAGTTGTGTCCAAAACTGCAGGGGGACACACTtaaaacacacacacatactTGTCAGGCGTCTTTTCTGAAAATATGCCACAGCTACTGGCTGCACAGCTTATTCCCAACAACAGCACcggcaacaacaacaacagcaacagtaaCGTCAGGAACAACGGCAGTGCAAGTGGGTTTGTGCATCAGCAGAACAATAGTGTGATTTTTCCGCGGGACAGTAAGAAGACACTTGACGGGATATCGTGCATCATAGCGAGCGTCGAGAAGGAGATGGAGGCCCACTGTCAGGGAGACGATGGGGCGAACCACAGTGGACAGAAAAGACACGGCTCCGCGTCGTACAGTTTCGCAAATGCAAACTTCCCGTCCAAGAGGCGAATAGCAAACGCTGAGGAAGATTCAAAGAGAATCAGCTCGTACTCCGATAACCTCTTGCTCCAACAGAATACACCCAGGAGATCGAGAGACGTTGCAAGGAAGTCTGCGTCCGGATCGGCGTCTGGGTGCCGATCCGCCTCTGGGTCTGGATCAGCTCCACAGGAGTCACCGTTTTGCATGGAGTTCACATCACTAGCGAATGTGGATCCGCTACCTACAACAGGTGGTGCTGCCACTGGGGTCAATACACCAGGGGGGCTTGGAGTAGACAACATCAGCAGCGGGAAGCAGACTGTGTTCATAGATAAAAGTATAGGGGCGACCCACAGGTACGCTACTGAGACACAGCAGGGAGAAATAGACAACAATGGGGAAGGTGAAGTGGCAGGGAATAATGATAATGCAGATAATGACGGCCTACCAACAAACGGTAATGGGGACAACAATGAGAAGAACTTAAGCAACGACAAtgacaacagcaacaacaacagcaacaataataataactACCCAGCCGACCAGTCGGACGCGCAGAACACATCCGTCACCAGGAAATCAAGCCAGGCACTCGtgcagaaactgcaagACATTTACAAGGTCATCGTCAAGCAGGAGATCGAGCTTCAAGAACGTTGCTCGCAATTGACCACGTCACAGACTACAGAGCTTAAGAACCTATGGACCATCTACAAGATCAACACCGACCtcatcaacaactacaCTACGTTCATCACCACAGCACTGCTTCCATCACAGCCGGCACAGGACATACTGATCGGAGAGGAGATAGTAGAAATTTACAGGATAGAGAGAAGACTGTGGGTTTACGGGACCATCACATTCCTAGACGtcttgaaaaacttctCGAACTTCATGGACCCAGAGGTTTGCTCACAGTTCATCACACACGTTTTCATCTCGCTGTCGGCAATTCTAATAGATATCCCACCGAAACACGCAATTCCCTGGCTGCAAAGACTGGGCGACCTCTCACGGATGGCCATCGCCTTGTACCCATCCGGATTCATCGACTGGAAGCTGAGCGCAGAGCACTGGTATATGGAGGCCATGAAGTTTACGTACAGTCACGGCAAACTGTACTACCACATGTCTACAGTGCAACAGAACACATTGGAGGCGTTTGTCAACTTGGGGAAATCAGTGTTTTGCCAGGACACTTTCACTCCATCGCAACAGTACATGCAACTTGTCATTGACAACATTTATCAAAGAACTTTTGTTGACAGGAACACGGGCGGGAATTACAGAAACCCAGACCTCATCGACTACCTGAAGCACAGTGAGGTGATGCTATTGCCAAGCTTCTTGGGAAGTAAAGATTTGCAACAAGTAGTTCTGAACTACTTCCAGGACCGGTTCGGTATCGATTACAGCGAGAACAACATCTTCGACACACAGGACATGTTTTTCCAACCACCAAGCTGCCTAaggttcttcttcagacACGCCCCAGCATTTGCAGAGTCGCACATCTTACAACTAGTAGGGTTCGGTAACCCTAAAAATCCATTTGCATTACTTTTCGAACTTCCCAAATACTTAAAGGAGAGAAGagacaagaag
This sequence is a window from Huiozyma naganishii CBS 8797 chromosome 3, complete genome. Protein-coding genes within it:
- the KNAG0C06610 gene encoding uncharacterized protein (ancestral locus Anc_5.704) produces the protein MITTVRKHLVDFCGERISVEIDKDGSKYTKFALLSEPCPQECAPPQLFTRENLIVLDSVHSGTGRTSGNDITVNVIEPVLRRLHARYQVVKSQNSKSVAEFGNQLDPTQSYTILFVSGDTSVSEFFNGVGAGVPSPRSSLTILPIAMGTGNALANSLNLNCPVEAFASFLRGELVTAEFPLYRAILPDGETSVVFFIVLSLGFHANLLHAAENEKYKSMGVERFQEASGDILQNYKLQEQITLDKQGVAGSYAYFALVNVPNLEASYIPSPQSDPFKHELHLLAYSSSLNRKQLLERIMAGYKNRRGDELTADPYTTYKRISEGFEIKLQNKQEGPNDPAFELCLDGQLYNLLQYKSDQHQEELTIQVELIDSALGSFDILVMGKH
- the PCC1 gene encoding chromatin DNA-binding EKC/KEOPS complex subunit PCC1 (similar to Saccharomyces cerevisiae PCC1 (YKR095W-A); ancestral locus Anc_5.705) encodes the protein MTTKTARPAALDHTLTLNVPFETPRQALIASQVLQPDPILKPQDFAVSYAAQGPCLEARFCGRDARVLRVGVSSVIDSLKTIIESLDELDQTGPSSTEASM